A window from Triticum aestivum cultivar Chinese Spring chromosome 6D, IWGSC CS RefSeq v2.1, whole genome shotgun sequence encodes these proteins:
- the LOC123142137 gene encoding E3 ubiquitin-protein ligase PUB23, with amino-acid sequence MEGTSVEVPPYFLCPISLEIMRDPVTLATGITYDRCSIERWLSDGHATCPVTQQKLTDADREATPNHTLRRLTQAWCALHAVERFPTPRPPLDTCHVAEIVEEGRGAGLQQELAALREIKAIVDESDRNRRCVEATPGAVEFLVSVVNNYATNNSASKSAEDLSELSLDSPTSTSSPEEEALSVICSLKPSKKSLVRILEENVNFLDTLVCMLRRPSYRSRCYGILLLKAMVSVMEPARLMAVRTEVVLEVVRVVSDRVSAKAVKAALHVLCRLCPWGRNRVKAVEAGAMTVLVELLLDEGGRHPTELAVVAIDHLCGCAEGRSDLVAHPAGLAIMAKKAMRVSLTTTESAVRALHAVARHSPTPAVLQEMLAVGVVAKLLLVLQVDAGERARAKAKELLKMHARVWKDSPCLQVHLKAYYPC; translated from the coding sequence ATGGAGGGGACGTCGGTGGAGGTGCCGCCGTACTTCCTGTGCCCGATCTCGCTGGAGATCATGCGCGACCCCGTCACGCTCGCCACCGGCATCACCTACGACCGCTGCAGCATCGAGCGCTGGCTTTCCGACGGCCACGCCACCTGCCCCGTCACGCAGCAAAAGCTCACGGACGCCGACCGGGAGGCCACGCCcaaccacacgctccgccgcctcACCCAGGCCTGGTGCGCCCTGCACGCCGTCGAGCGCTTCCCCACCCCGCGCCCGCCCCTTGACACCTGCCACGTCGCCGAGATCGTCGAAGAGGGACGCGGCGCGGGCCTGCAGCAGGAGCTGGCCGCGCTCCGGGAGATCAAGGCCATCGTCGACGAGAGCGACCGCAATAGGCGCTGCGTCGAGGCCACTCCCGGTGCCGTAGAGTTTCTCGTCTCCGTCGTCAACAACTACGCCACCAACAACTCCGCGTCGAAGTCGGCTGAAGATTTGTCAGAACTTTCGCTGGATTCCCCGACGTCCACGAGCTCGCCGGAGGAGGAAGCGCTCAGCGTCATCTGCTCGCTCAAGCCGTCCAAGAAAAGCCTTGTCCGGATCCTCGAGGAAAACGTAAACTTCTTGGACACACTGGTGTGCATGCTGCGGCGACCGAGCTACCGGTCCCGCTGTTACGGCATCCTCTTGCTGAAGGCGATGGTGTCGGTGATGGAGCCGGCGCGTCTCATGGCGGTGAGAACCGAGGTGGTGCTGGAGGTGGTCCGCGTGGTGTCCGACAGGGTGTCCGCCAAGGCGGTGAAGGCAGCGTTGCACGTGTTGTGCCGGCTGTGCCCATGGGGCCGGAACCGCGTCAAGGCCGTGGAGGCCGGCGCGATGACTGTGCTGGTGGAGCTGCTCCTCGACGAGGGGGGCCGGCACCCGACCGAGCTGGCGGTGGTGGCCATCGACCACCTCTGCGGCTGTGCGGAGGGACGGTCGGACCTGGTGGCGCACCCGGCGGGGCTGGCCATCATGGCCAAGAAGGCAATGCGGGTCTCACTGACCACCACCGAGAGCGCGGTGCGTGCTCTGCACGCCGTGGCAAGGCATTCGCCGACGCCGGCCGTGCTGCAGGAGATGCTGGCCGTCGGGGTGGTGGCGAAGCTGCTGCTGGTTCTACAGGTGGACGCCGGCGAGCGGGCCAGGGCCAAGGCCAAGGAGCTGCTCAAGATGCACGCTAGGGTTTGGAAGGACTCCCCATGCTTGCAAGTGCATCTCAAGGCGTATTACCCTTGCTGA